Below is a genomic region from Botrytis cinerea B05.10 chromosome 2, complete sequence.
TATATCATGATGGGTTGGATTACTGACAAGATATCCCAAATGAAGGCCAAGGAAAATACGTCCCCCGTGCGATCTACTGTGATCTCGAGCCAAATGTCGTCGATGAGGTCCGTACCGGTACATACCGCAACTTGTTCCATCCGGAACAAATGATCACAGGAAAGGAGGATGCCTCAAACAACTACGCTCGTGGACATTACACTGTTGGCAAGGAGTTGATTGATCAAGTATTGGATAAGGTTCGCCGGGTTGCCGATAATTGCTCTGGTCTTCAGGGGTTCCTCGTTTTCCATTCCTTCGGTGGTGGAACTGGATCTGGTTTCGGTGCTCTTCTTATGGAGCGTTTGTCGGTCGATTACGGAAAGAAAGTAAAGTTGGAGTTCTGTGTCTACCCAGCACCACAAACCGCTACCTCTGTCGTCGAGCCATATAACTCCATCTTGACCACCCACACTACCCTTGAGCACTCCGACTGTTCTTTCATGGTTGATAACGAGGCTATCTACGACATTTGCCGAAAGAACCTTGGCCTCGAGAGACCTGATTACGTCAACTTGAACCGCTTGATCGCCCAAGGTATGATAGTTTTGGAGATAGGAAACTTGCCTCGTGCTAATGATTTACAGTTGTTTCTTCGATCACTGCCTCCCTCCGATTCGACGGTTCCCTCAATGTTGATCTTAACGAGTTCCAGACCAACTTGGTTCCATATCCACGTATCCATTTCCCTCTCGTTGCCTACTCTCCAGTCGTCTCCGCCGCTAAGGCATCCCACGAGGCCAACTCTGTTCAAGAAATCTCCATGTCTTGCTTCGAGCCCAACAACCAGATGGTCAAGTGTGACCCACGTAACGGAAAGTACATGGCTACTTGCTTGTTGTACCGTGGTGACGTTGTACCAAATGATGTCCACGCTGCTGTGGCCACCCTTAAAACTAAGCGTACCattcaatttgttgattGGTGCCCAACTGGTTTCAAGATTGGTATCTGCTTCCAGCCACCTCAAATGGTTCCCAACGGTGATTTGGCCAAGGTCAACCGTGCTGTGTAAGTTCAAGCAAACCCCTTTCAAATGATTTTGCTAACCCTCTTTAAAGATGCATGCTTTCAAACACAACTGCTATTGCTGAGGCATGGTCCGCCCTTTCCCACAAGTTCGATCTTATGTACTCCAAGCGTGCGTTCGTGCATTGGTATGTCGGTGAGGGTATGGAAGAAGGTGAATTCTCTGAGGCCCGTGAGGATCTTGCAGCTTTGGAGCGTGATTATGAAGAAGTTGCGACCGATTCTCTTGAGGGTGATGAAGGTGCCGATGCTGAGTACTAAATCATTCTCTCGGTCGATATGTTTATCTCATATGGGATCAAATATATGCAGAGCTCTATTTAGTACTTGATATCGTAGCGTGTGATGTTCTTTGAGGCTTGTCTTGGAACAGGTTCATGTTTTCCGGCAAGCCTATAAAGACATTCTTCCTTTCAACGAATTCACGAAGGAATTTCTCTTGTTTTTTAATCAGAATGCTTTTTTGTAATCGAAATACCACCAATCCTAGTAGTAGTCAATCCAGATACCAATAAGAAAAATGCAGACAAATGTGATTTCTGTTTCTAAATAGCAACGGGATGCTCTTCGTTCTTGTGCGTACACGAGGGATTATGCTAACCAGGGACATGCATTTCTCACCATCCCCCCTCATTAATGGTGCATGAAATTGTCTTGTATGTCATACATCTAAGAAAGCTACTAATGTATCACAATGTACGACAAGGTACGCACGACAGCAAAGTATAAAAGTGATAGTTTAGGCAAAGTGATCCGAGATGACAGCACGAAGTGACAcagaaaaagatataaaaaaaccgCAAGAGTAGTTGCGGTTGAGTTTATCCAATCATTCGAAATGAAGTGAagcagatgatgatatgatggaaATTGATTTGTTGCCGATCCGATTTCTCCGCCTTTCGCTTCTGCTGGCTAATTTAAAGAGCAGTGGTAGGCCGGGCTGGCTGTGGCTCAGCAGGGAGCTATTAGTAGGTACTCCAGTACATTACGATTACCGGTGCATGCCTTGCTTGCctctgctttgctttgctttgctttgctttgccttgccttgccttgcttTAACCTTGGCACCTTAATAACCTTTGCTTTCAATAAGTACCTGCCATCAGAACACAACACTACACTACTTAGAGTGAACTTGGAAAAGAACGACCAACTCCTGCGTTTTTGCATATTGACTACGTGCGGAAGGGAGCTGCCTTGGTTTTTGCATTTGAAGGAAGATTTCTCGTATTTGACTTTTCTGAGTTAGCGTCGGTTGAGGTATTATTTACATGCTCCAGGAGCTTCACGATTGTCGCAAGCGGTTTCTGTGATTATTGACATCTTATTGTTCTGACAACTGTTCTCGTATATCCAGGAGAGCAGCATGGCCGACGATCCAAGtaagaatttctttatttattggGCTTCACGGCTGTCGCAGATAGTGCTGGATGCATATTCAATAGGCATAGCTCTACGGGATCTGCGGATGGATGAATGCGTTTACTGACAGCTTCCAGCGGCGCCAGCCTTAAACTTAAGTCCCGAGGAGAAGCGTGTCTTTGGACAATTGTTTCGACAGGCAGATACCGAAAATATTGGGGTTGTCACAGGAGAGGTCGCAGTCAAATTCTTTGAGAAGACGAGACTGGATCCCCGAATTTTGGGAGAGGTACGTCTTATGCTATTTACTTGTCTTGCTTGTTTTGCTTGTTGTAGCGCAGGTGAGTTGTCTCTGCGGGCGGTATGATACTGACTCTCTGGCTATTAGATATGGCAAATTGCAGATACGGAGAATCGAGGGCTTTTGACACCAGCGGGCTTTGGTATCGTGCTGAGATTGATTGGTCATTATCAAGCTGGACGAGATCCCACCCCTGAGTTAGCTCTACGCCCCGGACCACTGCCAAAATTCGATGGAGGTTTAGGCAGTATCAGCCCTACTGGTGGCTTTCAAGCTCCCCTTGGGCCACCTCCCAGCGCCTTACAACCTCAACCCAGCGGATCTGGTCCAATTCGAGTCCCCCCTCTTCCCGCAGACAAATCATCACAATATGCACAACTTTTCGAGAAATCAGGGGCTCAGGGAGGTATTCTTCCAGGTGAACACGCTAAGCAGATATTTGAACGCGCTGGTCTACCGAATGAGATATTAGGTAGGATATGGAATCTGGCAGACACGGAACAACGAGGAGCTCTTACATCTACCGAGTTTGTGATTGCTATGCATTTGATTGCTTCATTCAAATCCGGACAATTACGAGCTTTGCCAAATATTCTTCCTGCTGGTCTTTATGAAGCTGCTACACGAAGAGCACCTGCTAGTCGTCAATCTACTGGTAATGGAGCCATGTCGGCCATTCCAAGACAATTCAGTGGCCAGCATGGTAGAGCTAGTAGCCCATTAAGTCGACCTGCATTCACCCCTCCCATTCCACAGCCTAGTGCTGGAGATTGGGCGATTAGTCCAATAGATAAACAGAAATTCGATACTATTTACCAAGGTCTCGACAGATCTGGCAAGGGATTTATCACGGGAGATGAAGCTGTACCATTTTTCTCGGAATCGAAACTCCCAGAGGAGGTGTTAGCACAGATTTGGGATCTTGCTGACATTAATTCAGCTGGGTTTCTTACTATGGATGAGTTTGCCGTTGCTATGTACCTTATCCGACAGCAGCGAGGTAAAAAGGATGGCAGGGATTCGTTACCAGCCACTTTACCCCCAAATCTTATCCCGCCAAGCATGCGAAATCAAGTCAGACCGGCACCCGTGACTACAGCTCCAGCTTTTGAAGCTCCACCACCCACAATGCCCAAGTCAGCTGCTGAGGACTTGTTTGGTCTAGATGCGctatcatcaccaccacctgCGCCTATTCAAGCGCCACAGTTAACTGGAGGTTCCGCATCTTTTGGTGCGAATCGTCAATTGAACACTGATCCCTTCGGAAATGGCCCTCGACCTTTGAGCCCAAGTTCTCCAGTTCAAGCATCTCCACAACATACAGGATCCGTCTTTAAGCCATTCgttccatcatcttcatttggACATACCCTCACTTCACAAGTCACTGGAGGATCTAATAACTCTGGACCTTCTCGAGGATTCTCGCAGCAACCATCAGTCAGTGAGGATCTTCTTGGGGATAACGATCCAGAAATAAGCAGTAAATTAACCAATGAGACCTCTGAACTCGCAAACCTGTCCAATCAGGTTGGAAACTTAGTGACACAGACGAAGCAAGTTCAGGATCAGAGGAACGCAACACAGCATGACTTAACTCAATCCGATTCTCAGAGACAACAAATTGAGGCCCGCCTTGCTCAACTTAGAACAGCGTATGAGCAAGAGGTTAAAGATGTGCGAAGTTTAGAAGAGAGGTTAACTGCCTCGCGCAATGAGACCAAGAAGCTCCAGACAGAAAGTGCTATGCTTGAAGCGACTTTTATGGATCTTCAAACTCAACATGGACAGATTGTTACAGCACTACAAGCTGATCAACAGGAAAACGCCAGTTTGAAAGAGCGCATGCGTGCTGTTAATGCAGAAATCGCACAGCTAAAGCCATCGCTTGAGAAGTTGAGATCTGATGCGCGTCAGCAGAAGGGTTTGGTCGCAATCAATAAGAAGCAATTGGCAACCAATGAAAGTGAACGGGAAAAGCTGAAGGGTGAGGCTTCAGATTTAACTAAAAGTATTGAGGAAGACACTGCAACCCTTGCAGCAGCTGCTAGAGCTCGTAGCCAAAGCCCCGTTCAGGCTAGAGCTCAGAGTCCAGCTTCCGTTGCAAGTCCAGCACCTTCTACCATGAGCGCCAACAACCCATTTTTCAAGCGCCAAGTGACTGGTGGAAGTAATAATGACATGGGCTCTCCCTTTCCTACTTCACCCGTGCAGCAGACTGACCGTTCATTCGAGAATGTTTTCGGCCCAGCATTTAGTTCTGGTCTTCCACATCAAGAAATTGCAGCACCCGTCACTTCTTTCAAGCAAGATCTCCCAACCCGACCACAAACAAGCGGCGGATTTGCTACTCCATCCCTTTCAGGTGAAGCACCCCCACCAATGCCTGCATCAAGGCAAATAAGCTCAAGCTACTTGCCATTTCCATCCCACGATGATTCTGTAAGTTCATCACGACAAGTTTCTGCCCCAAACAGCAGATTCGGCGATACTCCGGCCGGAGTTGATACCCCTACAAACTTTTTGGGAACCACTCCTGCTGGTTTCTCTACCGCGGGCCAAGCCGAACCTGTTGTAACAGCCAGGGCCATTTCTCCAGATATCGATCGTAGATCTACCGCATCTCCTGCTGTTACAGATTCCAAGGAAACAATTCCTGGAGCTTTCCCAGGTGATGATAATTCTAATATCGTTGCCACACCTACTGGCGGTACTACTTTAAGTGAACAAGCTGCCGCTGACCCATTTGCAACCACGAAAGAGCCTGTACGCTCCGGTACAGCAAAGGATGACTTTGATGCAGCCTTTGCTGGATTTGGTAGCTCTGGCAAAGCCCCAGAGCGCTCAAACACTGGGAACTCCGTTGAACCCACAGCACCTGCAGCAGCTCCATCTGGATTTGGTCAGGAATTTCCTCCTATTTCGGAATTAGAAATCGATGACGATAGCGATAGTGCTAGTGAGGctggatttggtggtggtggatttgaCGATGATTTTAACCCAGCTTCTCCTGATCAAGCTAGGAAAGCCCCCGAGAGTCCTGTCTTATCACACGCTGCAGGTAGTACAACTGGGGATGCAAAGGAACTTTTGAGTGCACCAAACCCCGCTCCTACTGCTGGTAGCGATCCTCCAACTCCTAATGCTCAAGCTTCGCCACCTGCTTATGACAAAGCCGTTTCTTCGGCTGATCAAGCACACTCGGAGGTTCAACAATATTCTGGACTTCTTCCATCTCGAGAAGTTCCATCTCCTGAACATTCTACGTCTTCTGCAGTGGCCGCCCCGCAGACTAGCTTTGGAGCTCCAACACAACCAGCCCCACCCGCCAAAGTTCCCTTCGATGATGATTTCGGTGACGATTTCGATGATCTCGAGGATGCAAAAGAAGGTGAagcagatgatgaatttgctaATGCAGCTTCATCTATCCATGAATCGAGAAATGGGTTAGATGACTTCAACCCCATGTTTGATAGTCCACCATCATCTAAACAACAAGATCATTCTAGCAATGCTTTTGGTGGTGACGGTtctggatttggagatttcaCCGCGTCTCCAACACAACAAACTGCTGCGCCAGCTGCTGTAAATGATAATCACGACTGGGATGCAATTTTCGCTGGTCTCGATGGACCAAGTGCTAAAGGTAATGGTTCTGCCCAGGATACTGGTAGTGGTACGGGCTATCCTGATACAGATATTGCTGGTAGGTatacattttcttctctggaTGGatttcctcctccacctcctcccccccctcCGGGTCAAATTCTTTGCGCCCTTATCCGTAGCGAGGGCCCGCTTGGCTGGAATGGAAGGACTCGTTATCATTCAGTATGCCAAATTCCAGAGCTAATACTATCCAGGAACAGCACCAACTGGGACAGCAGTGGAGAGACCTCAAATTGGACGGGCATTGACGGAAGGTGGGGAGCATGATGAtccaattttgaaaaatcttACAGGGATGGGCTATAAGCGAAATGATGCTTTGGCCGCACTGGAAAAGTATGATTATAATTTGGAGAGGGTAAGTTTTCAGCCTTCATTCTCTGGGTTTGGACCCAGGGGTTGCGGGTtgttgaaataaaaatacaaatgcTGATTATGACGTGTCTTAGGCGGCCAATTATTTGGCAGGTCAGTAATTGACGACTAAGCTGGGAGTGTTGAAGTGTATAAAGGAATGGAAGGTGGTAGATGGGTAAAGGGTAGgatgggaggaggaaggtAGAAAGGCCAAAGGAATTGTGCATACTTAATAATCCCCCattaatattgtattgattaCGTTATTCTGCGTTATACTATACCTTTTTTGTTTTGCAAGAGGCTCGTGGGGCAATTTTttcttaaaaaaaataaaaaaaaagattgagaagttttggtcctttttctttgtttctgATTTCTACAAGGAAAAGGGGGGAGGCAGCGAGACAGGATGtgagatatatatttgagaatAGGCTACATGATGTGATCAATTTATGGTGAATGAGTAAGTGATTTGAAGATTAGTAAATTGGACTAGGTATGTACTATGTGGGAGTTTGAGTGTAGGCTTGGGATGGTATGGGACATTCTCCTTTACATCccttgaattcttgaatgaACAGGTTTGAAGGCAGATATGGGTTATTTCTTGATGGTCTTCTTGATGGCTTTCTTATTATTAGATTATGCGGTCATTTACTCTGATGCCACGAAAAGTAATCTAAACTTACTCTCGTCCCACTTAATAGTTAGATTCTATAACAGCTACTAGAATATAGTTTTAGGGCAGAATTTACTATATTTAAATCTAGAATTTATAATTGGACGTTGGGATCAAGGGTTAGGTGTATAGAAGCTACAATTAAACGATAGATGAACACATACATCGCGACGTTGCATCGAAGATAATCGGACAGCGCAGCCGGGAATTCTCGAAAGGTAAGATTTTACAATGGCAGGTTGAGTTGATCTAGTCTCTCAGTGGTGATTGCTGGCACCAATATATTGCAACTGGGCTGAGAATGAGAACTTGGATAAAGGTCCATCTTATTGCCGTTTTCTCAATATTTGCATATCCTCTCTCATGTTTGGAATTCACGAGTacgaaatcgaaatcgacaAAGGGCAAGGGAAAGTGTACGATCCGTTCACGGGAGTATACAGAATCGAATGAGAGAGTGCGTGTCAGCTTAGTGCTCAAACTCGTAGCATATCTCTGCCTGTCTCCTCTAGATTATATGGTACACCCACCAGGCCAAGATCTGAAGCACCActaaaacttcaaaatcattttctGCCTTACcatcctcttttcttctttctctgcttACTCATCTGGGCTTTTGAACCCATTTAAAGCCAAAATAAAATTGCGTCAAATGTATCCCCTATCATATTCCATAAGGATAaattgtatgtatattgaCAGCCGATTTACAAAATGTCGACCAAATTTGTTCCGACAAAAGTATTGGAACTTGGTGGAAAGCAATTCCAGGATGTGTATCATGATTTGGCTTTTAGTACAAACGAAACAGTTGCGAAATTTTCAATTGGAGCTTAGCGGAGGAAATAGGGGCCGTGGAAGCGAGATACTAGTGAGAGGAAGAGCATGGTGATGTAGGATTGTACGAGACACGAAGGCCTTCCGTAACTATCTTTTGGTAGCGATTGAAAAGCTGTGAAAATGATCACTGGATCCTGGTCCTCAGTGTTTACCACTTGGTCAGAGCTATGCAGCAATGGACATAGATCCCAGGAGCGCAAGAATCTGCTTCACACATTCAGAGGCGTGTAAAAATTTCTATTGATAAAAGCCGCTAGGTCAGGGTGGATCCTAAGAAGAGAAAACGTGTTGTTAATCAAAGCTATTGCTCAAAGATGAAATTTGAGGTCTATATTGGTTTGTTTTGGACACCCCTATTCATCCCCCAGAAATCCACCTAAATCATCAAACTCCATAGCCATAATGCAATACAATCATATTACAAATGATAttcattaattatttcatAAGTTCCGCGCCCTCCCTTATCACACCAACCAACGCTCCCGTCTGTATAACTTCACTTCCTCCGCCACTCAATCTATATTCGACTTCTGCTAATCCTTGCAGCCAAGTTATCATAACGCTTGCTGGGACATCCAATTTTGTAAGCTCTTCTGAGAGAGCAGTGATGATATCTGCTAGTGCGAGTCCTTGCGTGGATTTCACCGCATTGATCATTTGTAGACAGGATTTGACATCGGTGGTTTTGAGAATCGTGTTCATGATTTTGGATATATCGGCGGGATGAGGAGAGGCGATACAATCGTATATAGTAGTTTCGGTAATAAGATCTCTGACGatgtctttttcttcgaGCTTGGGTGTGCCTTGGATATGGATTGGAGTACCTTTGTAACATGTTAGCTTACTCGAACTTtacgaaaatgaaaatatgaaTGGTTACTTACTGCTAGCATGGCAAGCCTGTAAAACATTCAATGCCCGCCTCATATCTCCCTTACTCAGTCGAACCAGTGCATCCGTAGCTTCAGCATTAATCTGCACATTCTCCTCCGCAATCACCTTATCAACAAGTACCCTGATATCTGCCTCTTTCAGCGGACTAAATCGAAATCTCGTACATCTACTCAAAAGTGCCGGGCTTAACTTATGAGTGTAATTCGCAATTACACAAAATCGTGTATTCGCAGTATATTTCTCCATCACTCGTCTCAGCGCCATCTGTGCCGTAGAAGTCATCGCATCTGCTTCATCGAGAATAATTAACTTGTATGCGCCAGGTGATGTAGAAGAAGATTTCGAGGCGAAAATTTGTTTGGTAGATGCGAATGTCTTGATTTGTTCACGCACGACGTCAATTCCACGGTCGTCTGAGGCGTTGAGTTCGAGGACCATTTGGCGCATGTTTTTGGATCCGTAGATGCGACGGGCGAGGGCGAGGATGGTGGAAGTTTTACCAGTTCCTGGTGGACCGTAGAACAGGAGATGGGGAAGTCTCTGAAGGAGATGTTAGGGTGGGAAGAATTTGTTGACTTAGAAGGCGTACATTTGTGTCGACAAATTTGTTTATAGTAGCAAGAATGTCTTGATGACCGGAGACATCTTCTAATGTATCTGGACGGTATTTCTCGACCCTGGCGTGGCATATTAGTATATGAAATACATGTAAATGTGAAGAAGTATAATTCGACTTACCATGGAAGACTATCTTCTGCCTCCACAGGTAAATTTGCTGCGCTCCGTTTGCCCTTTGAAGTCGTAGCATCGGAGCCAAATATCATTGAATCATTTGCGTTGGGGGCAACATCAATTTCCATATCGTCTTCATAGTCGGACATCTTTACGAGGGATATTTGTGGTgctttgaatattcttgat
It encodes:
- the Bcede1 gene encoding Bcede1 — encoded protein: MADDPTAPALNLSPEEKRVFGQLFRQADTENIGVVTGEVAVKFFEKTRLDPRILGEIWQIADTENRGLLTPAGFGIVLRLIGHYQAGRDPTPELALRPGPLPKFDGGLGSISPTGGFQAPLGPPPSALQPQPSGSGPIRVPPLPADKSSQYAQLFEKSGAQGGILPGEHAKQIFERAGLPNEILGRIWNLADTEQRGALTSTEFVIAMHLIASFKSGQLRALPNILPAGLYEAATRRAPASRQSTGNGAMSAIPRQFSGQHGRASSPLSRPAFTPPIPQPSAGDWAISPIDKQKFDTIYQGLDRSGKGFITGDEAVPFFSESKLPEEVLAQIWDLADINSAGFLTMDEFAVAMYLIRQQRGKKDGRDSLPATLPPNLIPPSMRNQVRPAPVTTAPAFEAPPPTMPKSAAEDLFGLDALSSPPPAPIQAPQLTGGSASFGANRQLNTDPFGNGPRPLSPSSPVQASPQHTGSVFKPFVPSSSFGHTLTSQVTGGSNNSGPSRGFSQQPSVSEDLLGDNDPEISSKLTNETSELANLSNQVGNLVTQTKQVQDQRNATQHDLTQSDSQRQQIEARLAQLRTAYEQEVKDVRSLEERLTASRNETKKLQTESAMLEATFMDLQTQHGQIVTALQADQQENASLKERMRAVNAEIAQLKPSLEKLRSDARQQKGLVAINKKQLATNESEREKLKGEASDLTKSIEEDTATLAAAARARSQSPVQARAQSPASVASPAPSTMSANNPFFKRQVTGGSNNDMGSPFPTSPVQQTDRSFENVFGPAFSSGLPHQEIAAPVTSFKQDLPTRPQTSGGFATPSLSGEAPPPMPASRQISSSYLPFPSHDDSVSSSRQVSAPNSRFGDTPAGVDTPTNFLGTTPAGFSTAGQAEPVVTARAISPDIDRRSTASPAVTDSKETIPGAFPGDDNSNIVATPTGGTTLSEQAAADPFATTKEPVRSGTAKDDFDAAFAGFGSSGKAPERSNTGNSVEPTAPAAAPSGFGQEFPPISELEIDDDSDSASEAGFGGGGFDDDFNPASPDQARKAPESPVLSHAAGSTTGDAKELLSAPNPAPTAGSDPPTPNAQASPPAYDKAVSSADQAHSEVQQYSGLLPSREVPSPEHSTSSAVAAPQTSFGAPTQPAPPAKVPFDDDFGDDFDDLEDAKEGEADDEFANAASSIHESRNGLDDFNPMFDSPPSSKQQDHSSNAFGGDGSGFGDFTASPTQQTAAPAAVNDNHDWDAIFAGLDGPSAKGNGSAQDTGSGTGYPDTDIAGTAPTGTAVERPQIGRALTEGGEHDDPILKNLTGMGYKRNDALAALEKYDYNLERAANYLAGQ
- the Bcrfc3 gene encoding Bcrfc3; this translates as MSDYEDDMEIDVAPNANDSMIFGSDATTSKGKRSAANLPVEAEDSLPWVEKYRPDTLEDVSGHQDILATINKFVDTNRLPHLLFYGPPGTGKTSTILALARRIYGSKNMRQMVLELNASDDRGIDVVREQIKTFASTKQIFASKSSSTSPGAYKLIILDEADAMTSTAQMALRRVMEKYTANTRFCVIANYTHKLSPALLSRCTRFRFSPLKEADIRVLVDKVIAEENVQINAEATDALVRLSKGDMRRALNVLQACHASSTPIHIQGTPKLEEKDIVRDLITETTIYDCIASPHPADISKIMNTILKTTDVKSCLQMINAVKSTQGLALADIITALSEELTKLDVPASVMITWLQGLAEVEYRLSGGGSEVIQTGALVGVIREGAELMK